In Lycium ferocissimum isolate CSIRO_LF1 unplaced genomic scaffold, AGI_CSIRO_Lferr_CH_V1 ctg6974, whole genome shotgun sequence, the following are encoded in one genomic region:
- the LOC132045542 gene encoding uncharacterized protein LOC132045542 yields the protein MNRVAEAANKNIKGILRKITNNYKGWHEQLPYSLLGYHTTARTSVGATPYLLVYGTEAVIPAEVERPSLRIIQEAELDNVEWVRAQYEQLALIDEKRMVASCHGQLLRQRMARAFNKLVRTRLFQICQLVLKRIFPHQDEYKGKFAPNRKGPYVVRKVLSGGAVVLVKMDGQEWLKSINSDAIKLYHA from the coding sequence ATGAACAGAGTCGCAGAAgcagccaacaagaatatcaaggGGATATTGAGGAAAATTACAAACAATTACAAAGGTTGGCACGAACAATTGCCCTATTCTTTACTAGGATACCATACTACGGCCAGAACTTCAGTAGGAGCAACTCCATATTTGTTAGTCTACGGTACTGAAGCAGTCATACCTGCCGAAGTTGAGAGACCTTCTTTGAGAATCATCCAAGAAGCAGAGTTGGACAATGTTGAATGGGTCCGAGCTCAATATGAGCAACTGGCTTTAATTGACGAGAAAAGGATGGTTGCCTCATGTCACGGTCAACTACTCCGACAAAGGATGGCAAGGGCCTTCAACAAGCTAGTCAGGACTCGGCTTTTCCAAATTTGTCAGCTGGTGCTCAAAAGAATTTTCCCACATCAAGATGAATACAAAGGTAAGTTCGCTCCCAACCGGAAAGGTCCTTATGTAGTCCGCAAAGTACTCTCTGGAGGAGCAGTAGTACTGGTGAAAATGGATGGACAAGAGTGGCTGAAGTCGATCAACTCAGACGCAATCAAGCTCTATCATGCATGA